The Campylobacter concisus sequence ACGGTAAATGAAGTAAGAAATGAGCTAAATTTATCGCCACTTGAAAAAGAATTTATCATAAAAGCGATCAACGAGCCAGGTAGAAATTTACCCCTTGAGTTTTACGGCATCGACACGCCAAGTAGGAGCTTAAAAGAGGGCTTTGAAGAGAAATTTAAGAAATTTTACGATGAGTGCGCGACTATATATGAGGGTGTAAAAGAGCTTTTGCAAAAGTGCAAAGAGGCTCATTACAAAGTCGTTTTGGCAAGCAACGCACCACACGATACGCTAGAGAAAATTTTAAAGAAAAATGAAATTTACGAGCTATTTGACGAGGTCATAGGCGCTAGCAAGGAGATACCACAAAAGCCTGATCCTGCGATGCTTCACCTAGCTGTTAGTAAAACTAAAGCTAGTAAGGCGATCTTTGTTGGAGATAGCCTAAAAGACGAGCTAGCAGCCAAAAATGCAAATATGCCTTTCTTGCAAGTTAGCTGGGGATTTGGCGAGGAGAGCAAAACTGCCACATATAACGCTAAAAATGTCAGCGAGGCGTGGGAGATAATATTAAATTTTTAACTTAGTTTTAATTGGCTATAATCTTAAGAAATTTTCAAAGAAACAACGATGATAGATATATTTGAGGGCAGTGCGAGAGATAAATTTTATGACATTTTGTTTAACGCAAATGCCGTTTTGGTTAAAAACGAGATAGATAAAATTTTTGAAAAATTTGTGGCTATGAGTGAGCTTTGTGAAAAGCATGGCGTTAGTGAAGATGAGATCAGAAATTTTATAGCCTCAGAGCAAGATAAAATTTATAACGGAGTAAATGACCTATATATCGAGCTTAGTGGAGAAATTTTAAGCCAAAATGAGTAAGATTTTTGCACTCATTGCTTTGCTAACCGCTCTTGTTTTTGCAAAAGAGCCAAATTTTGACCCAAGCTCAGTGCATACATTTGAGCTTAAAAAAGATGAGTGGGCAAGAGTTTTTATAACTGAGAAGCGAACTCAAAGGGTTGAGACGTTTGACTTTCGTTGGACGCTATTTGATAGCACAAATATCACCGTGCAAAGCTTTTTTAGGCGCTATCCAAGGCAGATGGTCTTTTCGCTAAGGCAAGGACAAAATACCTACATGCAGCGAGTTTTGCCTGATTTTACGATGCCGCCAAATGAGAGCGTGAGTCTTTATATATCATTTATTGATTTTAAGGATAAAAAGGCGCATTTTAGGGTGGCTTTGCTAGATGAAAGCAAGCGTGTGGATGTGGGTTTTAGAGATCCAGATGAGGCTAAATAGAAGGATAAAAATGGATAAAATCGATGAAATAATGGGTAAATTTATAAGCGAGCTTGGCTACAAAGAGGCTTTTGAGATGTTTTTAAAGATAAGCTCTGGCAAAAAGCTGCGCTCAAGACTTCTTTTAAAGATCGCAGGCGAGAGCGAAATTTCTCTTAAGCTTTGCGCTATCATCGAGCTTATTCACCTTGCAAGCTTACTGCACGACGACGTCATAGATGAAGCGAATATAAGACGCGGCAAGCCAAGCATAAACGCGCTTTTTGGTAGTAAAAACTCGGTTATGTTGGGCGACATCCTCTACTCAAAGGCTTATTTTGAGCTTACAAAGTTTGATTCAAGCATCGCAGCTATCATCTCAGATGCAGTCAGCAAGCTAAGTATCGGCGAGATGATGGATGTAAAAATGGCTGAAAATTTTAATGAAAACGAGCAAGAATACTTAAAAATGATCTACTATAAAACAGCCGTTTTGATAGAAGCCACGGCTATTTGTGGGGCAAAGCTAGCTGGCAAAGATAGTGAGAAATTTGGAATTTACGGCAAAAATTTAGGCCTTGCGTTTCAGATCGTTGATGATATATTAGACATAACTCAAGATGAGAAAACACTTGGCAAACCAGCGCTCAACGACTTTGTCGAAGGCAAAACGACACTTCCTTACATTTATCTTTATAAGAGCTTAGATGAAGCTGGCAAAGCAAAGCTTAGATCGCTTTGGTCAAAGAAGCTAAACGCGGGCGAAATTTCATGGCTAAAAGAGGAATTTGTTAAGACAAATTCGCTTCAAAAAGCAGTAAATGAAGCAAAAAGGCTTGGGACTGAAGCGATAGAAGCGATAAAAGAGTATAAAAATGCCGAGCTTGAAGGGATCATAAAAAGCATGATAGATAGGGAATTTTAATGCACTATTTAGATATAAGTTTTACATATAAAAATACTGATATTTCGGTTAGAGAAAAGCTTGCATTTGATAGCGATGAGAAAAAAGAGCAAATTTTAAAACTACTAAGATCAAACAAAAGTATAAACGAATGTATGGTTTTAAATACATGCAACCGCGTCGAGATAATTGCAAGCGTTAGTGATCTAGAAAGTGCAACGACGCATGCATTTAGGTGTATGTCTGTATTTTCAGGTGTTTTTGAAGATGAGCTTTATGAGAGGGCTGATATTTATGAAGATAGCGGAGCCGTGCACCACCTCTTTGCCGTGGCAAGCTCACTTGATAGCCTAGTCGTCGGCGAAACGCAGATCGTTGGCCAGATAAAAAATGCCTTTAAATTTGCTTACGATAGCTCAGCTTGCGGCGAACAAATCAGTAAAATCATCCACTATGCATGTAAATGTGCTGCTAAAGTTAGAAATGAAACTCAAATTTCTAAAAACCCGATCTCTGTTTCAAGTGTGGCTGTGGCAAAAGCAAAAGAAATTTTTGGCACGCTTGAAGGAAAAACTGCTATCGTCGTAGGTGCTGGCGAGATGGGCGAGCTAGCAGCAAAACACCTAATCTCAAGTGGCGCAGAAGTCATCATCATAAACAGAAGCTCCGAGCGTGTTGAGCAGCTAGTTGATAGCCTTGGCGATAACGCGAGCTGGGATAGCATTTTAAAATTAAAAGAGTATGTAAATAATTACGATCTAATATTTTCAAGCACCGCAGCCCCGCACGCTATCATCACAAACGCCATAATCGAACCAAGAGAATTTCACAGATACTTTTTTGATATTGCCGTACCAAGGGATATTGATCTTATAAATACAGAATTTATTAGTGTCTATACGGTCGATAGTTTAGAGGAGATAGTAAGGAAAAATTTAGCCCTAAGAGAGGAGCAAGCGCAAAAAGCTTATTCGATCGTAGGTCAAGGCACAAGCGAATTTTTAAAAATTTTAAAAGAAGATATGAGTGTGCCACTAATAAAATCTATCCGCAAACAAGCCGAAATTTGCGCTAAAAATGAGCTAGAAAAAGCGATAAAAAAAGGATATTTAAAGCATAGTGATTATGAGGAGGCGCAAAAGCTCATCCATCAGGTCTTTAAGGCATTTTTGCATCAGCCAACGATGAAGCTAAAAGGGCTTGCAGACGAGGAGAGATCTAGCGAGCTCTCAAATGGAGTTAGATTTTTATTTGATATAAAAGAAGAGCAAAATTTTCAAGTGGGAGATATAGATGAGATTTAGTAAATTTTATGCACCAACGACCAAAGAAGCACCAAAAGACGCCTCTTTACCAAGTCATAAATTTTTAATAAGAGGTGGATTTGTCGAGCAGATAGGCTCTGGTCTTTATAACTATCTACCGCTTGGAAAGATCATGCATGAGAAAATTTCTCGCATCGCGCGAGAGGAGATGGATGAGGCTGGTGCGCTAGAGGTGAGCTTTAGCGTGGTTACTTCAGGCGAGCTTTGGAAGCAAAGTGGACGTTACAATGTCTTTGGCAAGGAGCTTTTACGCTTTAAAGATAGAAAAGAAAATGACTTTGTTATAAGCCCTACAAACGAAGAGGCAGCCGTTGCTTTGGTACGCGGCAAGGTGACTAGCTACAAGCAGCTGCCACTAAATTTATACCAGATAAATACTAAATTTCGTGACGAAGCAAGACCACGCTTTGGCTTGCTAAGAGGACGAGAATTCACAATGAAAGATGCTTATAGCTTTCACTCTAGCAAAGAGGATCTAAAGCGTGAGTTTGACCTTATGGAGGCAACTTATAGCAAAATTTTTACTCGCTTGGGGCTAAATTTTAGAGCTGTTGAAGCTGATAGTGGAGCTATCGGTGGTAGTGGCAGTAAAGAATTTATGGTGCTTGCAAGTAATGGCGAAGATGATATCCTTTGCTGTGAGGCTTGCAAATACGCTGCAAATATAGAGGCTGCTAGAAGAAAAGCTAGAACAACCGATGCTGAAGTGCCAGAGGCTGACGCGGCTAAATTTAAAACGCCAGATACAAAGACTATAAAAGGTGTGGCAGAATTTTTCAAAGTTAGCGAGTTTTATTGTATAAAAGCTGTTATTAAAAAAGCTATTTATGAAGACAGAGAAGAAGTTGTGGTCTTTTTTGTAAGGGGCGATGATGAGCTTCAAGAGACAAAGGCACAAAATGCTTGCAAGGCACTTGAGCTTGTCGATGCTAGTGAAGAAGAGATTATAAAAGCTGGGCTTGTGGCTGGATTTTGCGGACCGGTTGGGCTAAAGGATGTAAAATTTTACATAGACAACGAGCTAAAAGGCGCAAATAATATGATATGTGGTGCCAACGAAAAGGATTACCACTTTGTTGGCGTTAGTGTTAGCGGATTTAACGAAGAGAGATTTAAAGACCTTGTAAAGGTAAAAGAGGGCGATAAATGTCCAGAGTGTGGTGAAAATTTAAAACTTAGTAAGGGTATAGAAGTCGGTCATATTTTTCAACTAGGCGATAAATATTCAGCTGCGATGAATGCGACATATCTTGATGAAAACGGTAAGGCAAAGCCATTTTTGATGGGCTGCTACGGTATTGGTATCAGTAGGCTGATCGCTGTGATGATAGAGGCTAGCCACGATGAGAAGGGCTGCATCTGGAAAAAAGAGTGCGCGCCGTTTGACGTGGAGATCATCATTTCAAATTTAAAAGATGAAGAGGGCGTAAAATTTGCATTTGAGCTTTATGAGAGCCTTAAAAAAGCTGGCGTTAGCGTCATCATCGATGATAGAAACGAGAGATTTGGCGTTAAGATGAATGACTTTGAACTCATCGGCTTCCCTTTTGCGCTACTTGTAGGTAAAGAATTTGCAAATGGTAAGGTTGAGTTCATAACAAGAGATGGTTTAAGCAAAGAAACGATTGGTGCAAACGAAGCCTTTAAAAAGATAAAAGAAAGCTTATGAGATTTTTTGCATTTTTGTTTTTTTTGATAGAAGCGATATTTATCTATCTTTTTGTTGATAAATTTGGCTTTTTAAACTATTTTCTCGAGGTGCTAGTCTCTGGGTTTGTAGGCATTGCGCTTCTTTTAAATGCTGGATTTTCTAGCTTAAATTCGCCTCAAGTGGCGTTTAAAAGCTTTCTTGGCGGAAATTTATTTAGTCAGTTAGGGCTTAGCTTTGGCGGAATGCTTTTGTTTTTGCCAGGAATTTTAACAGATATTTTTGGTATAGCCGTAGTCGTTTTTTCTTTGATATTTAAGAAAAATGTAGCAAAAA is a genomic window containing:
- a CDS encoding FxsA family protein, which codes for MRFFAFLFFLIEAIFIYLFVDKFGFLNYFLEVLVSGFVGIALLLNAGFSSLNSPQVAFKSFLGGNLFSQLGLSFGGMLLFLPGILTDIFGIAVVVFSLIFKKNVAKNESYQEFKFQNFSEQSTKKDDGEIIDVEVIEEPKRVN
- a CDS encoding proline--tRNA ligase; protein product: MRFSKFYAPTTKEAPKDASLPSHKFLIRGGFVEQIGSGLYNYLPLGKIMHEKISRIAREEMDEAGALEVSFSVVTSGELWKQSGRYNVFGKELLRFKDRKENDFVISPTNEEAAVALVRGKVTSYKQLPLNLYQINTKFRDEARPRFGLLRGREFTMKDAYSFHSSKEDLKREFDLMEATYSKIFTRLGLNFRAVEADSGAIGGSGSKEFMVLASNGEDDILCCEACKYAANIEAARRKARTTDAEVPEADAAKFKTPDTKTIKGVAEFFKVSEFYCIKAVIKKAIYEDREEVVVFFVRGDDELQETKAQNACKALELVDASEEEIIKAGLVAGFCGPVGLKDVKFYIDNELKGANNMICGANEKDYHFVGVSVSGFNEERFKDLVKVKEGDKCPECGENLKLSKGIEVGHIFQLGDKYSAAMNATYLDENGKAKPFLMGCYGIGISRLIAVMIEASHDEKGCIWKKECAPFDVEIIISNLKDEEGVKFAFELYESLKKAGVSVIIDDRNERFGVKMNDFELIGFPFALLVGKEFANGKVEFITRDGLSKETIGANEAFKKIKESL
- a CDS encoding polyprenyl synthetase family protein — encoded protein: MDKIDEIMGKFISELGYKEAFEMFLKISSGKKLRSRLLLKIAGESEISLKLCAIIELIHLASLLHDDVIDEANIRRGKPSINALFGSKNSVMLGDILYSKAYFELTKFDSSIAAIISDAVSKLSIGEMMDVKMAENFNENEQEYLKMIYYKTAVLIEATAICGAKLAGKDSEKFGIYGKNLGLAFQIVDDILDITQDEKTLGKPALNDFVEGKTTLPYIYLYKSLDEAGKAKLRSLWSKKLNAGEISWLKEEFVKTNSLQKAVNEAKRLGTEAIEAIKEYKNAELEGIIKSMIDREF
- a CDS encoding DUF2018 family protein, yielding MIDIFEGSARDKFYDILFNANAVLVKNEIDKIFEKFVAMSELCEKHGVSEDEIRNFIASEQDKIYNGVNDLYIELSGEILSQNE
- the hemA gene encoding glutamyl-tRNA reductase, which gives rise to MHYLDISFTYKNTDISVREKLAFDSDEKKEQILKLLRSNKSINECMVLNTCNRVEIIASVSDLESATTHAFRCMSVFSGVFEDELYERADIYEDSGAVHHLFAVASSLDSLVVGETQIVGQIKNAFKFAYDSSACGEQISKIIHYACKCAAKVRNETQISKNPISVSSVAVAKAKEIFGTLEGKTAIVVGAGEMGELAAKHLISSGAEVIIINRSSERVEQLVDSLGDNASWDSILKLKEYVNNYDLIFSSTAAPHAIITNAIIEPREFHRYFFDIAVPRDIDLINTEFISVYTVDSLEEIVRKNLALREEQAQKAYSIVGQGTSEFLKILKEDMSVPLIKSIRKQAEICAKNELEKAIKKGYLKHSDYEEAQKLIHQVFKAFLHQPTMKLKGLADEERSSELSNGVRFLFDIKEEQNFQVGDIDEI
- a CDS encoding HAD family hydrolase; translation: MKVVIFDMDGTVIDSGEAIYKTVNEVRNELNLSPLEKEFIIKAINEPGRNLPLEFYGIDTPSRSLKEGFEEKFKKFYDECATIYEGVKELLQKCKEAHYKVVLASNAPHDTLEKILKKNEIYELFDEVIGASKEIPQKPDPAMLHLAVSKTKASKAIFVGDSLKDELAAKNANMPFLQVSWGFGEESKTATYNAKNVSEAWEIILNF